Proteins from a genomic interval of Alphaproteobacteria bacterium:
- a CDS encoding DNA recombination protein RmuC: MIAKDWEMTTYIFVLLGIIIVLLVAVLMKRPTIDISALREDNARLRERLAERLGALSQNAIELKNISGDIANFKNILMGNKQARGTFGERQLEDLVRDIMPPETYAFQCVLETGVRPDCVIRLPYPPGDMIIDSKFPLESYNRMLVDTNDGMARKQFELDVRKHIDAIGEKYIIPGVTAESAMMFIASESIFETLHREFPGAVEYAARKKVFIVSPSTLWATLNTIRAVLSDIKIKRVAAKIRKELDALLTDLGRLNDRATNVEKHFRMTQTDIEQLQISIGKIAPRAEKLRDMDFGEDQ, from the coding sequence ATGATAGCAAAGGATTGGGAAATGACAACTTATATTTTTGTATTGTTGGGGATTATTATTGTATTATTGGTTGCGGTTTTGATGAAACGGCCAACGATTGATATATCGGCATTGCGCGAAGATAATGCGCGACTGCGTGAACGTTTGGCGGAACGCCTGGGCGCGTTAAGCCAGAACGCAATTGAACTGAAAAACATCAGTGGCGACATTGCAAATTTCAAAAATATTTTAATGGGTAATAAACAGGCACGCGGAACGTTTGGCGAACGCCAACTGGAAGATTTGGTGCGTGACATTATGCCACCGGAAACATATGCGTTTCAATGCGTATTGGAAACAGGCGTACGACCGGACTGTGTAATCAGATTGCCATATCCGCCGGGAGATATGATTATTGACAGTAAATTTCCACTGGAAAGTTATAATCGTATGCTGGTGGACACAAACGATGGTATGGCACGCAAACAATTTGAACTGGACGTGCGCAAGCATATTGATGCAATTGGTGAAAAATATATAATCCCGGGCGTGACGGCGGAATCAGCCATGATGTTTATTGCGTCTGAATCTATTTTTGAAACACTGCATCGTGAATTTCCAGGCGCGGTTGAATATGCCGCACGCAAAAAAGTATTTATTGTGTCGCCGTCGACACTGTGGGCAACGTTGAATACAATTCGCGCTGTTTTATCCGACATAAAAATTAAACGCGTCGCCGCCAAGATTCGCAAAGAATTGGATGCACTGTTGACTGATTTGGGACGATTAAATGACCGCGCGACGAATGTGGAAAAACATTTTCGTATGACCCAGACTGATATTGAACAACTGCAAATTTCGATTGGAAAAATCGCACCGCGTGCGGAAAAGTTACGCGATATGGATTTCGGTGAAGACCAATAA
- the def gene encoding peptide deformylase encodes MLQMKLCGDLVLRTQCAPVDSISPELLSTMDEMVEMMREQNGVGLAAPQVGILSRFLVMMDPDSETVYRMINPRIMSYGADTCTMEEGCLSVLGNDGLPVFANVTRPDSVVVEWTDETGAKKMAQMSGTPARIVQHETDHLDGKLFIDYLSPLRREMLMRKVKKFKK; translated from the coding sequence ATGTTGCAAATGAAACTTTGTGGTGATTTAGTTTTGCGTACACAATGTGCGCCGGTGGATTCGATTTCGCCGGAACTATTGTCGACCATGGATGAAATGGTTGAAATGATGCGTGAACAAAATGGTGTTGGCCTGGCCGCGCCCCAGGTTGGGATTTTATCGCGATTCTTGGTGATGATGGACCCAGATTCTGAAACTGTGTACCGCATGATAAATCCCCGTATTATGTCATATGGCGCCGACACCTGCACAATGGAAGAGGGCTGCCTGTCCGTCCTGGGTAATGACGGTCTGCCGGTGTTTGCGAATGTCACACGTCCGGATTCTGTGGTTGTTGAATGGACTGATGAAACGGGCGCAAAAAAAATGGCCCAGATGTCTGGCACACCTGCGCGAATTGTCCAACATGAAACAGATCACCTGGATGGGAAATTATTTATAGATTACCTGTCGCCGTTGCGTCGTGAAATGTTAATGAGAAAGGTTAAAAAGTTCAAAAAATGA